Proteins co-encoded in one uncultured Draconibacterium sp. genomic window:
- a CDS encoding AraC family transcriptional regulator: MAIFEELLNNTGYIVQFLYLSDFSEPLNFTFGPLVYLYIRTCINEKSKKGEWIHFIIAAFWLLYMVFYWIQPLALKYNSYVQTKHPDWEYLAVNLIYPDDPLGIRSYVNQFIGIHISSYLVLSIWLVRGKFSSLKQNIFKTDNELLVVLRNFLLHFVIITAVFFITKSYFGMRSDIGGYFIATYISFMIFATSYQIMNRSEFFKQNQTFFSFPLVKYKKSSLSQDDKLKIKELIENQFVNEKYFVNNMASLSDLSKKLKLSSHHVSQVINEKMGKSFFELLAWYRVEEAKKILLSEKESEITIEELSERVGYNSKSSFNTVFKKQTSQTPSEFRNSNRKS, translated from the coding sequence ATGGCCATTTTTGAAGAATTGCTAAATAACACAGGATACATTGTTCAGTTTCTTTACCTGTCCGATTTTTCAGAACCTCTTAACTTTACTTTTGGGCCTTTGGTTTACTTGTATATTCGAACCTGTATCAACGAAAAATCAAAAAAGGGCGAATGGATTCATTTTATCATCGCTGCATTTTGGTTGCTCTATATGGTTTTTTATTGGATTCAACCACTCGCATTAAAATATAACTCATACGTTCAGACCAAACACCCCGATTGGGAGTACCTAGCTGTTAATTTGATATACCCGGATGATCCGCTTGGCATACGTTCTTATGTCAATCAATTTATAGGTATTCACATTTCATCCTATCTTGTATTGTCCATTTGGCTGGTTCGGGGAAAGTTCAGTTCTCTAAAACAAAACATATTTAAAACAGATAATGAGTTGCTCGTTGTTTTACGAAATTTCCTACTTCATTTTGTGATTATTACCGCAGTTTTCTTTATTACCAAATCTTATTTTGGCATGCGAAGCGATATTGGAGGATATTTTATTGCCACCTATATTTCGTTTATGATATTTGCTACCAGCTATCAAATTATGAATCGTTCTGAATTCTTTAAACAAAACCAGACATTTTTTAGTTTTCCGCTGGTTAAGTATAAAAAGTCATCGTTGTCTCAGGATGATAAGTTGAAAATAAAAGAGTTAATAGAAAATCAGTTTGTTAACGAGAAATATTTTGTCAATAACATGGCTTCTCTGTCCGATTTGTCAAAAAAGCTAAAATTGAGTTCTCATCATGTTTCGCAGGTTATAAATGAGAAAATGGGGAAATCGTTTTTCGAACTTTTGGCTTGGTATAGGGTTGAAGAAGCTAAAAAAATATTATTGAGTGAAAAGGAATCTGAAATTACAATAGAAGAACTTTCAGAACGGGTTGGTTATAATTCAAAATCATCTTTTAATACTGTTTTCAAAAAACAAACATCCCAAACTCCCTCCGAGTTCAGAAATTCAAATCGAAAATCTTAA
- a CDS encoding DUF1080 domain-containing protein: MNKLKPIILLIAIALTAFAPAQAQRVESDSPLIGKWDLTINMTPAQIESLGLFRHGLMASDGFPGWLMVKLSGFSTLTGYYVGYEGSARPIAEVVPDGNGKFHFTIPPQWMDIDDLYFEFSLKDDKLTGYQMLDGQKLEWTGVRAPSLERTEPPIWGNPVDLITENMDKWIIPENCKFQMIDGVMVNTESGGNLVSIQKFEDFKLHVEFRYPAGSNSGIYLRGRHELQIEDSKGRTDDVSIGGIYGFIAPAVYAANAPGEWQTYDVTLVGRHVTVSLNGVEVISNRPIPGITGGSLDSKEGEPGPFQIQGDHGPVEFRKFVVTPAVN, from the coding sequence ATGAACAAACTAAAACCTATTATTTTATTAATTGCAATTGCATTAACGGCTTTTGCACCAGCGCAGGCACAACGCGTTGAAAGCGACTCGCCATTAATTGGCAAGTGGGATTTAACCATAAATATGACTCCTGCCCAAATCGAGAGTCTCGGGCTTTTCCGCCACGGATTAATGGCTTCCGATGGTTTCCCGGGATGGCTAATGGTTAAATTATCAGGTTTCTCTACACTAACCGGATACTATGTTGGATACGAGGGAAGTGCCCGTCCAATTGCAGAAGTAGTACCTGATGGAAATGGAAAATTTCATTTCACCATTCCACCGCAGTGGATGGACATCGATGACCTGTATTTTGAGTTTTCGTTAAAAGACGATAAGCTTACCGGCTATCAAATGCTTGACGGTCAAAAACTGGAATGGACAGGTGTTCGGGCTCCTTCGCTTGAAAGAACAGAACCTCCAATTTGGGGAAATCCAGTAGACCTTATCACCGAAAACATGGACAAATGGATTATTCCTGAGAACTGTAAATTTCAGATGATTGATGGTGTTATGGTTAACACCGAATCGGGCGGAAACCTGGTTAGTATTCAGAAATTTGAAGATTTCAAACTTCACGTTGAATTCCGTTACCCGGCAGGTAGTAACAGTGGAATTTATCTTCGCGGCCGTCACGAACTTCAGATTGAAGATTCAAAAGGAAGAACTGACGATGTTAGTATTGGTGGTATTTACGGTTTTATTGCACCGGCGGTTTATGCAGCTAATGCACCGGGCGAATGGCAAACTTATGACGTGACACTTGTTGGGCGTCATGTTACCGTTTCGCTTAATGGTGTTGAAGTTATTTCGAACCGTCCTATTCCAGGAATCACAGGCGGCTCGCTTGATAGTAAGGAAGGAGAACCTGGGCCATTCCAGATTCAGGGTGACCACGGACCGGTTGAGTTCCGCAAATTTGTAGTTACTCCGGCCGTTAACTAG
- a CDS encoding ABC transporter permease, with protein sequence MIKNILKTAIRHIFKYFGYSFLNIIGLTLGITSSLFLIIYVADELSYDNYHEKADRIYRVSSTITEPDDQFTWIVAQIPFGPQVAQDYPEVESFVRFINMPRQLYEYEDNEYNEDNFYYADSTLFSIFNYNVIEGDAIAAVSEPNKIALTEKVALKYFGNINAIGKTLTAGANSYEVVAIIENIPSNSHFRFDAIAARNNLPQQLGSWGNFGVFTYLLLPDNIDIKTFEAKLEEMYDNYMKSIFGAMNITIKYSLEPLKDIHLYSINAGEPEPTGSITYVYIFGIVAFFLVLIAAMNYMNLATARSAKRAKEVGLRKVAGTSRGPLLFQFLAESVFLTLVSLLFSIVLVIILLHQFNIVAGKSFDLSILISPIFLAALFSIVLIIGILGGCYPAFYLSRFNPSAVLKGEVTQGASGSSFRKVLVVIQFSISVIMIICTLVVYNQLNFLKTMDQGFDQENVISLRLDGEMINKYPVLKTSLLNHPGIKYVSSTSTPIGEGSGKLVFNVETNQGMMEKGVNFSVVDHDFIDALGIKISEGRNFRQDMRSDTLQAVIVNETFVKRMGWSKALGKKIQLGQNAGALNARVVGVMTDYHQTGMYNETESLLLAYRINNNIVYIKINDNETDKTLSHIETKWNEVFPDKPFEYTFLEERFNNQFEADEKRGVIFTLFTILAIIIACLGLFGLVSYMVEQRTKEIGVRKTFGANELSILELIIKYFLKLALIAIIIALPIAYYFMSRWLENYVYRTKISIYLLFIAALSTVLISIITISFKAYQAANLNPAESVKMRS encoded by the coding sequence ATGATAAAAAATATTTTAAAAACGGCAATCAGACATATTTTTAAGTATTTTGGGTATAGCTTTTTAAATATTATTGGTCTTACTCTGGGGATTACAAGCTCGCTCTTTTTGATAATTTATGTTGCCGACGAACTTAGTTACGATAATTATCACGAAAAAGCTGATCGTATTTATCGTGTTTCATCAACAATAACAGAACCCGATGACCAATTTACATGGATTGTCGCCCAGATTCCGTTTGGACCCCAAGTTGCACAAGATTATCCCGAAGTTGAGTCTTTTGTGCGATTTATTAATATGCCCCGTCAATTGTATGAATATGAAGATAATGAATATAACGAGGATAATTTCTATTATGCAGACTCAACACTGTTTAGTATTTTCAATTATAATGTAATCGAGGGAGATGCAATAGCTGCTGTATCAGAACCCAATAAAATTGCACTTACTGAAAAAGTAGCGCTAAAATATTTTGGGAATATAAATGCCATCGGGAAAACATTAACTGCCGGAGCCAATTCTTATGAGGTTGTGGCAATAATTGAAAATATACCGTCAAATTCGCATTTTCGTTTTGATGCTATTGCGGCCCGAAACAATCTACCGCAACAATTGGGAAGTTGGGGAAATTTTGGCGTTTTTACCTATTTGTTATTGCCTGATAATATTGACATTAAAACATTTGAGGCGAAACTTGAAGAGATGTACGATAACTATATGAAGTCGATATTTGGAGCAATGAATATTACCATAAAATATAGTTTAGAGCCATTAAAAGATATTCATCTATATTCAATAAATGCTGGCGAACCAGAACCAACCGGAAGCATAACTTATGTATATATTTTTGGGATAGTGGCGTTTTTTCTGGTATTAATAGCGGCAATGAATTATATGAATCTGGCAACGGCACGGTCGGCCAAAAGGGCGAAAGAAGTTGGTTTAAGAAAAGTAGCAGGAACGAGTAGGGGACCACTACTATTTCAGTTTCTTGCAGAATCTGTTTTTCTAACTTTAGTTTCACTTCTTTTTAGTATTGTTCTTGTTATTATTCTATTGCACCAGTTCAACATTGTTGCAGGTAAATCGTTCGACCTTAGTATTCTTATAAGTCCGATATTTTTAGCTGCTCTTTTTAGTATTGTTTTGATTATAGGTATTCTTGGCGGTTGTTATCCTGCATTTTATTTATCTCGATTCAACCCTAGCGCTGTACTTAAGGGCGAAGTAACTCAGGGAGCTTCAGGTAGTTCTTTCCGAAAAGTTTTGGTGGTTATTCAATTCTCCATCTCTGTAATAATGATTATTTGCACCTTGGTTGTTTATAATCAATTGAATTTCTTAAAAACAATGGATCAGGGATTCGACCAGGAGAATGTAATTAGCTTAAGGTTGGACGGAGAAATGATAAACAAATACCCTGTTTTAAAAACATCATTGCTAAATCATCCAGGGATTAAATATGTTAGTTCAACAAGTACGCCGATAGGTGAGGGATCGGGTAAATTAGTATTCAATGTTGAAACTAACCAGGGAATGATGGAAAAGGGGGTAAACTTTAGTGTTGTTGACCACGATTTTATCGATGCACTTGGAATTAAAATTTCTGAAGGAAGAAACTTTAGACAGGATATGCGATCGGATACGCTCCAGGCTGTTATTGTTAATGAAACCTTTGTTAAGCGTATGGGCTGGAGCAAAGCACTTGGAAAAAAAATACAGTTGGGACAAAATGCAGGTGCTTTAAATGCAAGAGTTGTTGGTGTTATGACCGATTACCATCAAACCGGTATGTATAATGAAACAGAATCGCTGCTTCTTGCCTACAGAATTAATAACAACATCGTATACATAAAAATTAATGATAACGAAACAGATAAAACACTTAGTCATATTGAGACTAAATGGAATGAGGTGTTTCCTGATAAGCCGTTTGAATATACTTTTTTAGAAGAAAGGTTTAACAACCAGTTTGAAGCAGACGAAAAGAGGGGCGTAATTTTTACTTTATTTACTATTCTCGCCATAATAATAGCATGTTTGGGGCTTTTTGGCTTGGTATCGTATATGGTTGAACAAAGAACAAAGGAAATTGGGGTAAGAAAGACATTTGGTGCAAATGAACTTTCAATTTTGGAACTAATTATTAAGTATTTCCTGAAGCTTGCACTTATTGCGATTATTATAGCATTACCAATCGCGTATTACTTTATGAGCAGATGGTTGGAAAACTATGTGTACAGAACAAAAATCAGCATTTATCTTTTGTTTATTGCAGCATTATCAACCGTTCTCATTTCAATAATAACCATAAGTTTCAAAGCGTATCAGGCTGCCAATCTTAATCCCGCTGAGTCAGTGAAAATGAGATCGTAG